Below is a window of Bradyrhizobium sp. CB82 DNA.
CCAGCCCGCTGCGCGGGGGCAAGAGCCGATAAGGCGGTAGTCAGTCGAGGGGATCCCAATAGCCGTTGGAGAGCTCCGTCCTGAGAATCGAGGTGCCGTCAACCTCACCCAGGATGGAGCTCCCCATGAGCGACACCAACACCGTCAAATGACCAGCGTCAACCCGACCTTCATCATGCCTCACGCTTTGGGTTTCCGGGTGTCAGCGACTGCTCTGCGCGAGAAACGTGCTACGTGTGTGCGAGCGAATTGTCCACTCACGCTGATCTTGTTTCACCGAGCGAGCGTGCCGCCGACGCGTGAGGCACTAGGAATGCGGATAAGTCTTTGACTACGTCAGCGAGCGTGCCGGGCCGAAACGCGACGTCGACACTGAATGAATTCCACTGCTGAACTTTCGTTGGGTCTTCCGCAAAGGCAGTTGTCAGCGCATCCGGTATCTCTGAGGGAATTTCGGTCTTGCGTCGAGCGAATGTCGCGGCAATAGCTCGTGGGAGTTTACCGTCTTTGAATTCGAAGTTGCGCGATAAGACCCAGACATCGTACAGGTCTTTCATGCGGCTATTGGCGCGGCCCAACATGACCATCGCCTGAAATTTCTCGGCGATAACTGTCTCGCGGGCGTAGGCCCGAAGATGTGGTGCCGGAAAATCCAAAAGAACCGGCAGGTCCATTTCCTGAAGACCCGGTTCAACGGAATCGCCAAAGGCGATGTCAATCACGACCCGAATTTTGGCGTTGTCGATCATCGCGTTGGCTGTAATGCGCAGGCCGCCGTATTCGGTTTCTTCACGGATACGGTCGACCTTTACGCTGTCGGGATCAATAACGACGCCATCGTTAAAGTGGACGGCGGAGACCTCCTGGAAGATGCGCACCATTTCCTCTTGATCGTCATTGCCGATGGCCAGAAAGTCCAAATCTCTTGTCGGGCGTAGCGGATCTTCGAACCACTTCGTAAGCAGTATCGCTCCTTTCAGAATGAAACGGTCGTGATGCTTTGTTTGACTCAGGCGATAAAGGAGTCGCTCGAGAACGTAGTTGTTGAGCAGCAAATCGAACGGCTGACGGCGCTGTTTCGAGAGGTTGAGCAACCGCGCCCGAACCGACGCGCCCATGTTCTTGATCGGAGGTTTCGGCTTCTTAGGCATTGGTGGTCATAGCCTCAAGATACGGCTGAACGACCTTCCAGATACCTGCTTCATTTGCGTACCGGGCGATCTCGGCAGGGGTTGCCTTGCGCTGCCGCAGTGCTTCTCTGAGACCCTCGAGCGCGAGATTGAGGCCGGGACTCTTTTGATAGCGCTTTCCAGCGCTCCGCCGATAGCGAAACAGATCAACTACTGTTTTGGCGGGATTGTAGATGCGTACCTGCACACCTTCGATCTTTTGCTGTGTAATGCCAGAGGTTAGAACCTTCTCCCCGAAACGCACAAATTGGAGGGGAGGGGCTTCGATTCGAGGCCGCCGATCCTTTGCTCCTATGGCCATCCAAACGCGCGATGGAATCGTATCGGTTAGTCCGTGAAACGCCAGCGCAGAGGTGAGGCAGATAACACCTCTCGGGACGAGCTTGGCGGCTTCAGCCAGCGCATGATGGGTATCGAACGAGGCATCTGGAAGCTGGTACAGTCCCCTGCTGAGTTGAAGGATAAGCCCCTTCTCTTTCATTCGCGACACGGTTGCTGCCGTAATGCCCGCCTCCCTAAATTCAGAAAGGCGAAGCATGCCCCGCTTCTTCAGTAGGGTTATGGCGCGATCTTGCTGGGTCTCAGAGGCTGACAGCATGGTAGCAATATGATACAAAATGTCGGATTTGTCCACATTTTGCCCGACAATTGGTATCATGGCAGGGTAATACCGCTCCTCCACCGCCACCATACAAGGACAAACAGCGGTTCGTCGTGTCGGTGGTTGCTGGGCACCAAAACTACGCTTTTCCACGCTGGGGGGTGGATAGACGAGCAGCGGACCGTGAAGAAACCAGTGTCGTCGGGGGTCGAGATGCTCCCCCCGCTACCAACGATCCCCCCGACATAGCCATGTTCGGAAACAGGGCCGGATTGTCGCAGAGCGCAGCGAGTCGGCCCCGGATGTCAATCCGGACGCTCCGATCATCCTCGGCATTGGCTTTGGTTCCGGCACCGCCCGGGCGGCTTGGGCTGGCATGCACGATGATCGCCGTCACTAATTCGCGAATTGTCGCAAACTCGGTGGGGGTGCCGCGCTTCAACTCGTCGGCCAGTTCCCCAACGGCGCGCTTGTAGCGGTCGATCGCCTTGGGGTGCAGGGCGATGATATTGTCGCTTTCTTTGGCGCTTTCGAGCCCAGCCATGATCTTGGCCTTTTCGGTCTCAAGCTCCTGCATCCGGGCGACGAACTGTTGCGGCGGCATGCCCGCGATTACGATGGAGTCAACGATCCGTTTCATCTCGCGCCCGATCTCACCGAACCGCCGCTCCAGCCGGGTGCGCTCGCTGCTCGCTTCTTTCTTGAGCCGCTTGCGCTCGGAATTGTAGCTATCAACAAATGAGGCGATTACGTCAGGATGCGCGAGGTGCTGGCGCAAGCCCTTGATCGCAAGCGCCTCGATGCTGTCGAGATAGACGCGGCGACCATTGCTGCATGATCCGCTTTCGCGATACGTCGAGCACTGCAACCGAAGTCCTTTGGCATCGCTGCCGACCGAACACATGCCGCCGCCGCACGAGCCGCATTTGATCAATCCGGAAAACACTCGCTTCGGCGCGCGCCCCTGTTGTGCCGTTGCCGGAGTCGCGTCGCGGCGGCGCTCGCCCTTGATGACTTGCGCTGCATTGAACGTGGTGTCGTCGATGATGCGCAAGTGCGGCACCTCAACGGTCTTGTATTGCTCTTTCGCATTAGGACGCGACAGGCGCTTGCCGGTCGTTGGGTCTTTCAGCATCCGGACCTTGTTCCAGACGATGCGACCAGCATAGAGATCGTTCAAGATCATGCCGCCGCCGCGCGCGACGTGGCCATTGATCGTCGAGCCGTTCCAAAGCCTGCCACGAGGTGGACGCACGCTGCGCTCGTTGAGATCATGCGCGATCTGCCGCGGGGTCTTCCCGGAGATGTAGTCGGCAAAAATCTGGCGAACGATCTCGGCCTCTTCTTCGATGATCTCCAATACGCCGGGCTTATCTTTGACGGCGCGATACCCATACGCGCGTCCGCCAGCGTGCCGGCCGTCGCGCAAGACACCTTCAAGACCGCGCCGGGTATGCACTCGCAGGTTCTCGATGAACTGCTCGCTCATGAGCGCGCGCAAGGCGCCGTCGATCGTGCCAACCTTGCCAGTGACGGTGTGCAGAGTGATCCCGAGATAGTCGAGACGCTTGCGAGCGTTATGATAGTCGGCCTGATCGCGGAAGATGCGATCCATGTCCTCGGCGACGATAACGTCAAACGATCTCGATTCAGCCGCCTCCATCAAACCTCGAAGGCCGGCGCGGTTGACCACTGCTGAGCCGGAAATCGCGCGGTCCTCGAACGTCGAGATCACGGCCATGCCCTCGCGCGCACAAAGCTCGCGGCAGATGGCAATCTGATCGTCGATAGAACGATCCTTCTGACGGTCGGATGAAAATCGGGCGTAGATGACAGCGCGGATCATGTGTCTTCGCTCATCGCAGGTTGGGATGCTTGGCGGGCCGTGATCTCGGCCTCATGATCCTCGCGCGCGAGCCTTTTTGCAAGCTCGCGCACGTACCGAAGGAGGGCCGGTTCGGGCTGATCCGGAGGTATTATAGGAGTCGTGCGCGACATTTGCGGGTTTTCGGTGGAATGGGCGCTGGTCAGAACGTAAGCGACCGCGCTGCTTGAAACTGGCGCACGACTGAGATGGAGTACACGTTAACTTGCGGACGATCTCACGCCGCAGCATAACGTATAGTCGACGGCGTGAAGCTCCGGCCGAAATCAGCCGCGGCTTGACGCCGAGGTGTTCCACCGTGGGGCTAGTCGAGACAATGGCCCGAAGAAAATCACCGCCGCCGATATCGGCGCCACGAGACCAGCCGCCAGCGCCGCTACCGGCGCCACCGGCCCCTCCGGCGTGGTTCACGGCGGCTACGCCGCACGCACGATCGATTGCGCCCAGGCACCTGCCAGCGATCTTACGGCACTTCGGCGAGCGTGAGCCTGAAGAGCTGCGCGAACTTTCCGACAAAATTTATAAGATAGTGATCTTGCACTGGATCACTCGCGACACGCCGCCGCCACCGCCTGCCAGCCGCAAGGAGCTTAGGGCACTTGAGCCTGTCGCGAAGAACTTCGATGCAAAATGGCGGAGGGCCGGACGGTTACACGACTTGATCCGCGCGGCGCAGACTTATGTTCAGGTAGAGGCGGGGACGTTTCCAGAAGAATTGCAAGAGTTGCCCGATTTCAACGCCCTGTCATCGTGGATCATTCCAAGCATATCAGCATTGGTGAGCCACCCGGAATTGACGCACCCGAACAAGAAGAGCATCGAACGGTCAGAGCTGTGGGACCCCCTGATGCGTTTGATGATGGAATATGGTGTCGGCTTTCATCAGCACGGGCATTTGATTGTAACTATCCGCGAGTTGCACGCCTTCGCCGGAATTGAACCGCCGAAGGATGGGAGCGTTCGGGCAGCGGAGCTTGCTTTCAAGAAGCAATTGGCAATGCAGCGGCGGCCTTCGCGCACGCGGCGTTAAGCCTCGGAAGACATTCGGCCGCACCTTAGCGCGCAACAGGCGTTACGCTGACCACGAAGATCGTCCGCAACTTAACCTTCCAAAGCACACGTAGCTGCGAGACCTTTCGTTATTGATCTTGACGGAGGGAAACGTCGCGATGACGAGCCACACGGAAAAGTCCGACAAGCCTGTCCGGCTTGGTTGTCGGATTTCGGCATGGTCGCGCCTGACCGGCACGGGCCGCGTCACGACGTGGGGCAATATCAAGCGCGGCAAGCTCAAGACGGTCGATTATTGCGGGATCACGCTGATCTACGACTGCGAGCGCGCTCGTCTCTTTCAAACTTAGCCATATCAAAGCCGCTCCGGCGACCGGCCGGGGCGGTTTTTCATGCAAGCAGTCACCAGAGCGGCATAGGAGGCC
It encodes the following:
- a CDS encoding recombinase family protein, translating into MSEQFIENLRVHTRRGLEGVLRDGRHAGGRAYGYRAVKDKPGVLEIIEEEAEIVRQIFADYISGKTPRQIAHDLNERSVRPPRGRLWNGSTINGHVARGGGMILNDLYAGRIVWNKVRMLKDPTTGKRLSRPNAKEQYKTVEVPHLRIIDDTTFNAAQVIKGERRRDATPATAQQGRAPKRVFSGLIKCGSCGGGMCSVGSDAKGLRLQCSTYRESGSCSNGRRVYLDSIEALAIKGLRQHLAHPDVIASFVDSYNSERKRLKKEASSERTRLERRFGEIGREMKRIVDSIVIAGMPPQQFVARMQELETEKAKIMAGLESAKESDNIIALHPKAIDRYKRAVGELADELKRGTPTEFATIRELVTAIIVHASPSRPGGAGTKANAEDDRSVRIDIRGRLAALCDNPALFPNMAMSGGSLVAGGASRPPTTLVSSRSAARLSTPQRGKA
- a CDS encoding type IV toxin-antitoxin system AbiEi family antitoxin domain-containing protein: MLSASETQQDRAITLLKKRGMLRLSEFREAGITAATVSRMKEKGLILQLSRGLYQLPDASFDTHHALAEAAKLVPRGVICLTSALAFHGLTDTIPSRVWMAIGAKDRRPRIEAPPLQFVRFGEKVLTSGITQQKIEGVQVRIYNPAKTVVDLFRYRRSAGKRYQKSPGLNLALEGLREALRQRKATPAEIARYANEAGIWKVVQPYLEAMTTNA
- a CDS encoding nucleotidyl transferase AbiEii/AbiGii toxin family protein, whose translation is MPKKPKPPIKNMGASVRARLLNLSKQRRQPFDLLLNNYVLERLLYRLSQTKHHDRFILKGAILLTKWFEDPLRPTRDLDFLAIGNDDQEEMVRIFQEVSAVHFNDGVVIDPDSVKVDRIREETEYGGLRITANAMIDNAKIRVVIDIAFGDSVEPGLQEMDLPVLLDFPAPHLRAYARETVIAEKFQAMVMLGRANSRMKDLYDVWVLSRNFEFKDGKLPRAIAATFARRKTEIPSEIPDALTTAFAEDPTKVQQWNSFSVDVAFRPGTLADVVKDLSAFLVPHASAARSLGETRSA